The Theileria orientalis strain Shintoku DNA, chromosome 2, complete genome genome has a window encoding:
- a CDS encoding serine/threonine protein phosphatase 1, PP1-gamma catalytic subunit yields MDLELDSVIERLLEVRGNRPIKSVQLSEDEIRGLCIKSREIFLSQSILLELEAPIKICGDIHGQYYDLLRLFEYGGFPPVSNYLFLGDYVDRGKQSLETICLLLAYKIKYPENFFLLRGNHECASINRIYGFYDECKRRYSIKLWKAFTDCFNCLPVAAIIDDKIFCMHGGLSPELTTMDQIRQISRPTDVPDTGLLCDLLWSDPDPNTTGWGENDRGVSFTFGSDIVVNFLVKHELDLICRAHQVVEDGYEFFSKRRLVTLFSAPNYCGEFDNAGAMMSVDKTLMCSFQGECPVKVRVHDVAVNEPQSVVLKYELENLYGNLNIHELVATGVSNGGIGGSGNRNINKVAVRAVTDFAANVLTYCLVQCDTKSVIDRLCEGIPITTEPEMSECPKPSHKLLSLSRNANF; encoded by the exons ATGGACTTAGAATTGGACAGTGTAATTGAGCGTCTGCTCGAGGTTCGCGGGAACCGTCCCATAAAATCCGTACAGCTCAGCGAGGACGAGATCAGAGGCTTGTGCATTAAAAGTCGAGAGATTTTCTTATCGCAATCAATTTTACTTGAGCTCGAGGCTCCCATAAAAATTTGCGGCGATATTCACGGTCAGTACTACGACCTTCTTCGTCTCTTCGAGTACGGTGGATTCCCTCCCGTTTCCAACTACTTGTTTTTGGGTGACTACGTAGACAGGGGAAAGCAAAGTCTTGAGACTATTTGTCTACTTTTAGCTTACAAGATTAAGTACCCGGAAAATTTCTTTTTGCTCCGAGGAAATCACGAGTGTGCATCTATAAATCGTATATATGGCTTCTACGACGAAT GTAAACGCAGATATAGTATAAAGTTATGGAAGGCCTTTACCGACTGTTTTAATTGTTTGCCTGTAGCGGCAATCATAGACGACAAGATATTCTGTATGCACGGAGGCCTATCCCCAGAGTTAACCACGATGGATCAAATTAGGCAAATTTCACGGCCTACTGACGTCCCGGATACAGGATTGTTGTGTGACCTTCTGTGGAGTGACCCCGACCCGAATACCACCGGTTGGGGTGAGAACGACAGGGGTGTGTCGTTCACTTTCGGTTCCGATATAGTTGTAAATTTTCTTGTAAAACATGAGTTGGATTTAATTTGTCGTGCTCACCAGGTCGTGGAGGATGGATATGAGTTCTTTTCGAAGCGTCGGCTTGTTACCCTCTTCAGTGCACCCAATTATTGCGGTGAATTTGATAATGCCGGTGCAATGATGAGTGTAGACAAGACTCTGATGTGTTCATTTCAA GGTGAGTGCCCTGTAAAAGTTAGAGTCCATGACGTTGCAGTCAATGAGCCTCAGTCCGTAGTGCTCAAGTATGAACTTGAGAATCTTTATGGTAACCTGAATATTCATGAGCTAGTTGCCACTGGAGTTAGTAATGGTGGCATTGGTGGCAGTGGTAACCGTAATATCAATAAAGTAGCAGTGCGCGCAGTAACTGACTTTGCAGCTAATGTACTTACGTATTGTCTGGTGCAGTGCGATACAAAAAGTGTGATTGATAGGTTGTGCGAGGGAATTCCCATCACGACTGAGCCCGAAATGTCCGAGTGCCCAAAGCCCTCGCACAAGTTATTGTCCCTGTCCAGAAATGCGAATTTTTGA